The following are from one region of the Aspergillus chevalieri M1 DNA, chromosome 1, nearly complete sequence genome:
- the TVP23 gene encoding DUF846 domain-containing protein (COG:U;~EggNog:ENOG410PK6X;~InterPro:IPR008564;~PFAM:PF05832;~TransMembrane:4 (i20-40o46-64i109-130o136-155i);~go_component: GO:0016021 - integral component of membrane [Evidence IEA]) encodes MEQVQPQQGDLNWRLSAHPITLICFLAFRIGALLMYLFGVLFIKDFILVFIFTLLLLSADFYYLKNIAGRRLVGLRWWNEVNVSTGDSHMVFESSDPNTRTIAATDKRFFWLSLYVAPTLWVGLAILAIIKLSSVIWLSLVAIALVLTITNTVAFSRCDRFSQASTYATSAFGGSIVNNLAGGLLGRLFK; translated from the exons ATGGAGCAAGTACAACCGCAACAAGGCGACCTTAACTGGCGCCTCAGCGCTCATCCGATTACTCTCATATGCTTTTTGGCGTTTCGCATCGGGGCGCTTCTGATGTATTTATTCGGAGTGCTTTTTATCAAGGACTT TatcctcgtcttcatcttcacgctcctcctcctctccgccGATTTCTACTACCTCAAAAACATCGCCGGTCGTCGCCTAGTCGGACTCCGTTGGTGGAACGAAGTAAACGTCTCGACCGGTGATTCGCACATGGTCTTCGAATCGTCCGACCCCAACACCCGCACCATTGCTGCCACGGATAAGCGGTTCTTCTGGCTCAGTCTGTATGTGGCGCCTACCCTATGGGTAGGATTGGCAATTCTGGCGATTATCAAGTTGAGCAGTGTCATTTGGCTCAGTCTAGTGG CGATTGCTCTGGTTTTGACGATTACAAACACCGTTGCGTTCTCCCGTTGCGATCGGTTCAGCCAGGCTTCGACGTATGCTACTAGCGCTTTTGGAGGATCGATTGTGAATAATTTGGCCGGGGGTCTGCTGGGCAGACTCTTCAAATAA
- a CDS encoding putative zinc knuckle transcription factor (CnjB) (COG:A;~EggNog:ENOG410PK44;~InterPro:IPR036875,IPR001878;~PFAM:PF00098;~go_function: GO:0003676 - nucleic acid binding [Evidence IEA];~go_function: GO:0008270 - zinc ion binding [Evidence IEA]), with product MPGWESGEAAGAWDSGDGGFGGEDDFNSNGFDGGDSRFEGVGDGGAGGDNNCRNCGGGGHFARECLEPRKMGACFNCGEEGHSKVDCPQPRKQSGACFNCGEEGHSKAQCTKPRVFKGPCRVCEKEGHPASECPERPPDVCKNCKQEGHRTIECTENRKFDLNGIPDKLPEEAWAAMKAASDSKDLGEYREAFKIYSKAVPQVTFVDIEKKMREEDFNIYLIAMEKPIGDIMCLINLQGKLNCKYVVGFYYSPKPQRAALRERWPASTEENLARLEDAGLPYDRQIPKCINCGGKQARVPNEENKNKDADTDEQELGHVSRSCKEERAERERVEVKCVNCNAVGHRARDCPEPRRDQFACRNCGSPEHKASECTEPRTAEGVECRRCNETGHFAKDCPQASAPRTCRNCGSEDHMARDCDKPRDVSTVTCRNCDEVGHFSNDCPKPRDYSRVKCNNCAEMGHTTRRCPAENSGEPDLMGGTDDYNNGGDDVGAGGGWGASEGAAGW from the exons ATGCCTGGATGGGAATCCGGCGAGGCAGCTGGTGCCTGGGACTCGG GTGACGGCGGTTTCGGTGGTGAAGACGACTTCAACAGCAACGGCTTCGATGGCGGTGATAGTAGATTTGAGGGcgttggtgatggtggtgcgGGAGGTGACAACAATTGCCGCAA CTGCGGTGGAGGGGGCCACTTTGCCCGCGAATGTCTTGAGCCTCGTAAGATGGGTGCCTGCTTCAACTGCGGTGAAGAAGG TCACAGCAAGGTCGACTGTCCTCAGCCTCGCAAGCAGAGTGGAGCTTGCTTCAACTGTGGCGAAGAAGG TCATAGCAAGGCCCAATGTACCAAGCCTCGCGTGTTCAAGGGACCCTGCCGTGTTTGCGAGAAGGAAGGACATCCCGCTTCCGAGTGCCCTGAGCGGCCTCCTGATGTGTGCAAGAACTGCAAACAGGAGG GTCACAGGACTATAGAGTGCACGGAGAACCGCAAGTTCGATTTGAACGGTATTCCGGACAAGCTCCCCGAAGAGGCTTGGGCTGCAATGAAGGCGGCTAGTGACTCTAAGGACTTGGGAGAATATCGGGAA GCTTTCAAGATCTACTCCAAGGCAGTTCCCCAAGTCACCTTTGTGGACATCGAGAAGAAAATGCGTGAAGAGGATTTCAACATTTACCTCATCGCTATG GAGAAACCGATTGGCGATATTATGTGCCTGATTAACCTTCAGGGTAAGCTGAACTGCAAGTATGTGGTCGGCTTCTATTACAGCCCGAAGCCACAGCGAGCCGCACTCCGTGAGCGTTGGCCCGCCTCGACCGAGGAGAACCTGGCCCGTCTTGAGGACGCTGGTCTGCCTTACGATCGTCAGATCCCGAAATGTATCAATTGTGGTGGTAAGCAAGCAAGAGTACCCaatgaagaaaacaaaaacaaagatGCTGACACGGACGAACAAGAACTGGGTCACGTTTCACGCAGCTGCAAGGAAGAGCGTGCTGAGCGCGAGCGAGTCGAGGTGAAGTGTGTTAACTGTAACGCCGTCGGACACCGTGCCCGTGACTGCCCCGAGCCACGTCGCGATCAGTTCGCTTGCCGTAACTGCGG GTCTCCCGAGCACAAGGCGTCGGAGTGCACTGAACCTCGTACGGCCGAAGGAGTCGAATGCCGACGCTGCAATGAGA CCGGACACTTTGCAAAGGATTGTCCTCAGGCCAGTGCGCCCCGGACCTGCCGCAACTGTGG ATCGGAGGACCACATGGCTCGAGACTGTGATAAGCCGCGCGACGTTTCCACCGTGACGTGCCGCAACTGCGATGAGGTCGGTCACTTCAGCAATGACTGCCCGAAGCCACGCGATTATTCCAGGGTCAAATGCAACAACTGTGCTGAGA TGGGCCACACGACGCGCCGGTGCCCCGCCGAGAACTCGGGAGAGCCTGACTTGATGGGCGGCACGGACGACTACAACAACGGAGGCGATGACGTCGGCGCTGGCGGCGGATGGGGTGCTTCCGAAGGAGCGGCCGGTTGGTAA
- a CDS encoding sugar porter family MFS transporter (COG:G;~EggNog:ENOG410PFEN;~InterPro:IPR005829,IPR005828,IPR003663,IPR036259, IPR020846;~PFAM:PF00083,PF07690;~TransMembrane:10 (i12-31o37-57i78-99o105-125i163-180o192-215i349-369o375-402i414-436o442-463i);~go_component: GO:0016020 - membrane [Evidence IEA];~go_component: GO:0016021 - integral component of membrane [Evidence IEA];~go_function: GO:0022857 - transmembrane transporter activity [Evidence IEA];~go_process: GO:0055085 - transmembrane transport [Evidence IEA]): MGGGQYLGLRGNALQIAIGVIAGMDFLLFGYDQGVTGGLLNLKSFISVFPTIATTGAEYENLSRPEQSARSTEQGIVVAAYNLGCFAGSIPTIWIGNWLGRRKTIFLGSFIMVIGAILQCTAYHLPQLIVGRIVTGLGNGMNTSTVPTWQSECCKSNRRGQMVMIEGAMITLGITISYWIDFGLLFTDPNPVSWRFPLAFQIFFALIILAFVMFLPESPRWLVLKGREHDAQEVLTALLDDTPDSTLVQNELIAIKATVLEMSKGSFSDMFTMTEDRHFHRTMLAYVNQMFQQISGINLITYYIPKLLEDQVGMDAVTSRLISACNGTEYFLASLIAIFTIEIFGRRTLMLFGAAGMSLSMVVLAITASIANTPANIVCCVFLFVFNTFFGIGWLGMTWLYPAEIVPLKIRAPANALATSSNWIFNFLVVMITPVAFDNIGYQTYIIFAVINAFIFPVTYFFYPETTRRSLEEMDRIFRKTTSVFNLVRTARDEPHMYGKKGELLHTVDDVEDAAVHAARQVSIADGTHKEHREHIENEKFGDGSSDRS; the protein is encoded by the exons ATGGGCGGTGGTCAATACTTGGGTCTGAGGGGCAATGCCCTCCAGATTGCCATTGGTGTCATTGCCGGCATGGATTTCTTGCTTTTTGGATACGATCAGGGTGTGACCGGTGGTTTATTGAATCTGAAGTCGTTTATCAGCGTCTTTCCGACTATCGCAACCACCGGAGCCGAGTATGAGAATCTCAGTCGTCCAGAGCAGAGCGCTCGCTCGACAGAGCAGG GGATCGTTGTCGCCGCTTATAACCTAGGATGTTTCGCTGGATCAATTCCCACAATCTGGATCGGAAATTGGCTTGGACGGCGCAAGACCATCTTCCTTGGCTCGTTTATTATGGTAATCGGTGCGATTCTACAATGTACCGCCTACCATCTGCCTCAGTTGATCGTTGGTCGCATTGTCACCGGGCTCG GAAATGGAATGAATACATCTACCGTGCCTACCTGGCAATCCGAATGCTGCAAGTCCAACCGTCGCGGTCAAATGGTTATGATCGAAGGTGCCATGATCACGCTCGGTATCACCATCAGTTACTGGATTGATTTCGGTCTCCTCTTCACCGACCCGAACCCCGTTTCCTGGCGATTCCCGCTGGCCTTCCAGATCTTCTTTGCTCTCATCATTCTGGCGTTTGTCATGTTTCTTCCCGAGTCGCCTCGCTGGCTCGTGCTTAAGGGTCGCGAACATGATGCTCAGGAGGTGCTTACGGCGTTGTTGGATGATACTCCGGATTCGACTCTGGTCCAGAACGAACTTATTGCCATCAAGGCCACCGTCCTCGAGATGTCGAAGGGCTCTTTCAGCGACATGTTCACCATGACTGAAGACCGTCATTTCCACCGTACCATGCTGGCCTACGTCAACCAGATGTTCCAACAAATCAGTGGAATTAATCTGATTACCTACTATATTCCCAAGCTACTCGAGGACCAAGTCGGCATGGACGCAGTTACATCCCGCTTGATCTCCGCCTGCAACGGTACTGAATACTTCCTCGCCTCCCTTATCGCCATCTTCACCATAGAGATATTCGGACGTCGTACACTTATGCTCTTCGGCGCAGCAGGCATGTCCCTTTCCATGGTCGTCCTCGCCATCACCGCATCCATCGCCAATACCCCAGCGAACATCGTCTGCTGTGTGTTCCTGTTTGTCTTTAACACCTTCTTCGGTATCGGCTGGCTTGGTATGACCTGGCTGTACCCCGCGGAAATCGTACCGCTGAAGATCCGTGCACCGGCCAATGCATTGGCGACTTCGTCTAATTGGATCTTCAATTTCCTTGTTGTCATGATCACTCCAGTTGCTTTTGACAATATTGGCTACCAGACCTATATCATTTTTGCAGTCAT TAACGCCTTCATCTTCCCCGTCACCTACTTCTTCTACCCCGAAACAACCCGCCGCTCCCTCGAAGAAATGGACCGCATCTTCCGCAAGACCACCAGCGTCTTCAACCTGGTCCGCACCGCCCGCGACGAACCACACATGTACGGCAAGAAGGGCGAGCTCCTGCATACCGTTGATGACGTCGAAGATGCCGCCGTGCACGCCGCGCGTCAAGTCAGTATTGCTGACGGGACGCACAAGGAGCATCGCGAGCACATTGAGAATGAGAAGTTTGGGGACGGTAGTTCGGATCGTTCATAG
- a CDS encoding putative MFS transporter (COG:G;~EggNog:ENOG410PH49;~InterPro:IPR020846,IPR011701,IPR036259;~PFAM:PF07690;~TransMembrane:12 (i57-75o95-114i134-153o159-180i192-210o222-244i305-324o344-362i374-394o406-424i436-461o481-504i);~go_function: GO:0022857 - transmembrane transporter activity [Evidence IEA];~go_process: GO:0055085 - transmembrane transport [Evidence IEA]) codes for MLSGRPEKTSKMSDQQDTKDITNVTTRCPEDPAHAETGDEPDVASIERIYRKLDYRIIPPFWILYFLCSAIRSNVGLAQTMNEDAGHDLGTVLNATPHQISTGLALFYVCYVVFDLPSNLIMTRLSPHVWMSRIVISVGVIGACMAAMKAAWSLYLLRLLLGIVEAGLWPGMSYYLTLFYPPSRTGKRIGQYYTAAQISAAVVGLVSAGFQGMDGDRGLVGFQWMFLIYGLVTIVLGIVLLWWLPDRPVIPGSPETEKKKYFGVIPRSAPALSGANALAHYHDLRRVYHRPRWTLRDLARVFLDWHLWPLLIMYFGVVGVGIGVQNYSTIIIQATNPSLSSVDLSLLSAPIWLMDLLAILLITPISDRFHRHRALFFSGPVVLQILGLLLMTYAGSDANPWPRYGGLLIVGFGLGPTVPVTMTWTNELFQPRHGEVGVAAASAVVSGWGNLGSILTTYALYTGWKSDAEAPGMAKYRKSNLVMVGILCGSILAAFLMQFLVWFVDRKNPDSTATGQNDIVDGAARREAGQRGLHGLGSNLTKILPKK; via the exons ATGCTCAGTGGTAGACCTGAGAAAACAAGCAAAATGTCAGACCAACAAGACACCAAAGACATCACCAATGTCACCACACGATGCCCCGAGGATCCCGCGCACGCAGAAACCGGCGATGAGCCGGACGTCGCCAGCATCGAGCGCATCTACCG AAAGCTAGACTACCGCATAATTCCTCCCTTCTGGATCCTCTATTTCCTCTGTTCCGCCATCCGCTCCAACGTCGGCCTCGCGCAGACCATGAACGAAGATGCCGGACACGACCTAGGTACTGTGCTGAATGCGACCCCACACCAGATCTCAACTGGTCTCGCGCTGTTCTACGTGTGCTATGTGGTGTTTGATCTGCCGTCGAATCTGATCATGACAAGACTCAGTCCGCATGTCTGGATGAGTCGGATTGTCATTAGTGTGGGTGTTATCGGGGCTTGTATGGCTGCTATGAAGGCGGCTTGGAGTTTATA TTTGCTCCGCCTCCTCCTCGGAATCGTCGAAGCAGGCCTCTGGCCCGGCATGTCCTACTACCTAACCCTCTTCTACCCGCCCTCGCGCACCGGAAAGCGAATTGGCCAGTACTACACCGCAGCGCAAATCTCCGCCGCAGTCGTGGGCCTCGTCTCCGCGGGATTCCAAGGAATGGATGGCGACCGCGGCCTAGTAGGCTTCCAATGGATGTTCCTCATCTACGGGCTCGTCACTATCGTGCTTGGCATCGTCCTGCTCTGGTGGCTACCTGATCGGCCAGTCATTCCCGGATCCCCAGAgaccgagaagaagaaatactTCGGGGTAATTCCCCGCAGTGCACCTGCGCTCTCTGGCGCAAACGCTCTGGCCCACTACCACGACTTGCGCCGTGTGTACCACCGTCCTCGCTGGACACTGCGTGACCTTGCTCGCGTCTTCCTCGACTGGCATCTGTGGCCGCTACTCATAATGTACTTTGGCGTCGTGGGTGTGGGCATCGGAGTGCAGAACTACAGCACCATTATCATCCAAGCCACCAACCCCTCCCTTTCATCAGTTGACTTATCTCTGCTCTCAGCACCGATCTGGTTAATGGACTTACTAGCCATTTTGCTTATCACGCCTATCTCCGATCGCTTCCATCGTCATCGCGCGCTGTTTTTCTCAGGGCCCGTTGTATTGCAGATTCTCGGACTCCTGCTTATGACATATGCTGGGTCCGATGCGAATCCGTGGCCCCGGTATGGTGGATTGTTGATTGTGGGTTTTGGACTTGGCCCTACTGTACCTGTTACTATGACTTGGACGAATGAGCTTTTCCAGCCTAGACATGGGGAGGTTGGTGTTGCTGCGGCTTCGGCTGTAGTGTCTGGATGGGGCAATTTGGGGAGTATCTTGACGACTTATGCGTTGTATACAGGGTGGAAGTCGGATGCCGAGGCCCCGGGGATGGCCAAATATCGCAAAAGTAATTTGGTCATGGTTGGGATTCTGTGTGGCAGCATTCTGGCTGCCTTCTTGATGCAGTTCTTGGTCTGGTTCGTGGACCGAAAGAACCCTGACTCTACAGCTACTGGTCAAAATGACATTGTCGATGGCGCTGCACGCCGCGAGGCTGGCCAGAGAGGACTTCATGGTCTGGGGTCAAATCTTACCAAGATATTACCGAAGAAATAG
- the glnA gene encoding glutamate--ammonia ligase (BUSCO:EOG09262MXH;~COG:E;~EggNog:ENOG410PI17;~InterPro:IPR014746,IPR036651,IPR008147,IPR008146, IPR027302,IPR027303;~PFAM:PF03951;~go_function: GO:0003824 - catalytic activity [Evidence IEA];~go_function: GO:0004356 - glutamate-ammonia ligase activity [Evidence IEA];~go_process: GO:0006542 - glutamine biosynthetic process [Evidence IEA];~go_process: GO:0006807 - nitrogen compound metabolic process [Evidence IEA]): MAETSTVISNTENLMKYMDLPQKGHVQAEYVWIDAVGGCRCKTKTLSKPVTSVDELPEWNFDGSSTGQAGGDNSDVYLRPVAFFPDPFRRGDNILVLCETWDSDGTPNKFNYRHEANRLMEAHSKEDWWFGLEQEYTLLGTDGWPYGWPKGGFPGAQGPYYCGVGTGKVYCRDIVEAHYRACLYAGIKISGINAEVMPSQWEYQVGPCNGIEMGDHLWMSRFFLHRVAEEFGVKISFEPKPVKGDWNGAGLHTNVSTASMRADGGMKFIEAAMKKLEARHVEHIAVYGEGNEERLTGRHETGNIDKFSYGVADRGGSIRIPRQCAKDGKGYFEDRRPASNADPYQITGIIVETLCGGN, translated from the exons ATG GCTGAGACTTCGACCGTCATCTCCAACACGGAGAAC CTCATGAAATACATGGACCTCCCCCAGAAGGGTCACGTTCAAGCAGAGTACGTCTGGATTGACGCCGTTGGTGGTTGCCGTTGCAAAACCAAG ACCCTTTCGAAACCAGTCACCTCTGTCGATGAGCTCCCCGAATGGAACTTCGATGGTTCGTCAACCGGCCAGGCCGGTGGTGACAACTCCGATGTCTACCTCCGCCCCGTTGCTTTCTTCCCCGATCCCTTCCGTCGTGGCGACaacatcctcgtcctctgtGAAACCTGGGATTCGGATGGTACCCCCAACAAGTTCAATTACCGCCACGAAGCCAACCGTCTGATGGAAGCCCACTCCAAGGAAGACTGGTGGTTCGGTCTGGAACAGGAATACACCCTCCTCGGTACCGACGGCTGGCCGTACGGATGGCCCAAGGGTGGTTTCCCCGGTGCTCAGGGTCCTTACTACTGCGGTGTTGGTACTGGCAAGGTATACTGTCGTGACATCGTCGAGGCTCACTACCGTGCTTGCTTGTACGCCGGTATCAAGATCTCCGGTATCAACGCTGAGGTCATGCCCTCGCAGTGGGAGTACCAGGTCGGACCTTGCAACGGCATTGAGA TGGGTGACCACCTCTGGATGTCCCGTTTCTTCCTCCACCGTGTCGCTGAAGAGTTTGGTGTCAAGATCTCCTTCGAGCCTAAGCCCGTCAAGGGTGACTGGAACGGTGCCGGTCTTCACACCAATGTCTCGACAGCCTCGATGCGTGCCGACGGTGGTATGAAGTTCATCGAAGCCGCCATGAAGAAGCTCGAGGCCCGTCACGTTGAGCACATTGCCGTCTACGGTGAGGGTAACGAAGAGCGTCTCACTGGTCGTCACGAGACCGGTAACATCGACAAGTTCAGCTACGGTGTTGCCGACCGTGGTGGCAGCATTCGTATTCCCCGCCAGTGCGCAAAGGATGGCAAGGGTTACTTCGAGGACCGCCGCCCTGCCAGTAATGCTGATCCTTACCAGATCACTGGTATCATTGTTGAGACT CTCTGCGGTGGCAACTAA